Part of the Carnobacterium pleistocenium FTR1 genome is shown below.
CAATTGATACCCAATTTCAATTTCACCTTTTTTTTGTAAAAACTCTTGTAAATTAGTTTTATGATCCATCACATGTGAGAAAGCACCGGAATTGATTTTCGGAAAGATTGTTTGTTCAAGAAAAAATAACACACTATCTATTCCTTGATCCAAATATAACGCTCCGATAAAAGATTCAAATAAATCGCAAAGTAATGCTGGACGTTTTCGTCCATTCATACGTTCTTCTCCTTTGCCTAAACGGATATATTGATCGAATTCGTACTCTTTTGCGAATTGGCTCAGACTCGCTTCACAAACAACAGTCGCTCTCAATCGTGTTAATTTCCCTTCAGGTACATCAGGATATAATTCGTATAAGAATCTTGAAACGGTTAGCTCTAAAACAGCGTCTCCTAAAAATTCGATTCTTTCATTATCTTTCAATTTAAGATTCCTGTGCTCATTCACATATGATGAATGGGTGAATGCTTCTTCTAAATAAGAAAGGTCATTAAAAACCAAACTAAATTCAGCTTTTAAATGTGTTAAAAATGCTTCATCCATTATATTCTTCCCTTCTATTAAAATTTATTCATGCTCTACTATTATACTGCTTTTACTTATAAAAATAAACCATTTCTAGTCTGGTGATACTAACGAGATTTAATCTTTCTTAAAATTCGATTTATTTGTTAAAAAAAGAGTCACTAACTTATTATAAGCTCAGTGACTCTGGATTAATAGATTAATTTTTGTGGTCTTCAATATATGCTACTGCATTTCCAACTGTATTAATTTGTTCAGCATCTTCATCAGATATTTCCGTTCCAAAAACATCTTCTAATTCCATGACTAATTCTACAACATCAAGAGAATCAGCACCTAAATCTTCTTTAAAAGTAAGCTCTTTAGTAACTTTTTCCTCGTCAATCCCAAATCTTTCAACAATAATTTTTTTTATTTTTTCGA
Proteins encoded:
- the rnc gene encoding ribonuclease III gives rise to the protein MDEAFLTHLKAEFSLVFNDLSYLEEAFTHSSYVNEHRNLKLKDNERIEFLGDAVLELTVSRFLYELYPDVPEGKLTRLRATVVCEASLSQFAKEYEFDQYIRLGKGEERMNGRKRPALLCDLFESFIGALYLDQGIDSVLFFLEQTIFPKINSGAFSHVMDHKTNLQEFLQKKGEIEIGYQLIDEIGPAHQKAFVVEVLAEGQILGQGQGKTKKAAEQVAAENALLALQEK
- the acpP gene encoding acyl carrier protein encodes the protein MSTNETFEKIKKIIVERFGIDEEKVTKELTFKEDLGADSLDVVELVMELEDVFGTEISDEDAEQINTVGNAVAYIEDHKN